AAGGattttgaaatttgtaaatgcaattagaagaacagTCTCTGCAAAAATTGGAAAAGTacttccaattttttttgttttcaaaataacaTCGTTGCGTTCGTTATACATTACTAACTACACATTAATTGTGAAGAAGAATTTTTAAAcctgtaaatgcaattacaagAAACGGCGTACGCAAAAATTAATTGTTCAGCCTGTATAAAAAGACTTTAAGATCCCTTGAAGTGAATTTACAAATGTAAGATTCCTCAAACTGCGCACCgcatatttaccaaatttgaaACAAAGTATAATATAAGACCAAGAACGAGTTATTCTTtggttttttaaattgcaatttatttcaattttaacaaCCAAGATACAGTTAGAGGAACGTTTTAGACGTACTTGTTTTTCTTCAGCcgcattaatttatacatttctaatgtcaatttattatacttaaatataaatttctacacgAGCGCATAACTATGCTGATTTTTgtctgttatataaaaattagcatAGTTCTATTTGTCAATACAACGCGAATCTGAATCTATGATCCACTGTGAGGCAACGTCTCAATGTTCCGAGTCTCTCTATTgaaatgtaacaatttaaatgaataataatagcTTAAATAACTAATGCTAATTGaataaactgaataaaaataattttgatgaataaaataattcaaaatgtaaaaatttttaacatgattccaataatttaaatagactagacaaatacattaataatttaaaaatttacgaatagTATACCTCATGGATAAAGTACTGTGCTCGGTTGTGTGTTTCGAACAGAGTTAACTATACGATTGAGCATATCTCAGAAGAGCTAATCAAAAAGAACGTAAAGTGCATAACATAAATTGCccttttatattatgttatgttTCTAATCTCTACCGACTAATTTGTCAAGCAAACCAATTAAGATTAGTTTAAAAACTCTGtgtttttatgtaaattgaGTCCGTTGTTTTGCTCTTTTATCTAGtattatttcagatatttatcttttgtaatattttggtTCTGTGTCTAAATTAATGTATTGTTCCAATCTATTGAGTGATTGTAGTGTGTGATATGTTCTGAGATGACAAAGTGCTTTGACAAATCTAATTTGATGTTATTTGTGTGTTCTTTGATTCTAgcattcaattttcttttaatttgacCTACGTAGGAGGcaattataacataatatgcAAAAGCAATAAATAGTTTATGTTATCCGCTCCACGTTTTCCTAAACTATTAGGTCGAgtcataaataaactttcgacgCAATTGGGTAGAATGTCTATGTTCGTATTTACTCATTATAAATCACCGGGACAAAAGAGTTTTTGCTTTCAATAAATAGATAAGGGTTAAGTTAGTCTCCTGACAACTGTTTTGTGTGGTGCACGTTTCATTAAACTGTTGTTCATAACCTCTGAAATGGAGAATAAAAAAGTGCATATTCATCATGTGACGCTTTGGAAATTTAAACAAAGCTATAATGCTAAGGCAATAGCTGAAAAAATATGTGGTGTATTCAGTAAAGGTCTAATAAGAGATTGGACAGTTAGAAGTTTGTTTGCGAAATTCCGTTCTGAAGATACGACTTTAAAGGACAAAGTTTGGATTAGGCGTTCTTCCGACCTTTACGACAACTTTTAACCATGCGTTAGTGTGAGGTATGATACACCCCGTGCATGCAAGTCAATTAATTCTCACAAAAGCATCATCTTACTGCCCTCTATTGTTCAGTAGCTGTAGCTCTAGCATCATTCTATCGTGtagcattattatttaaataatttcttcaataccaaCTTACATAAACGTAGAAATATGCAACAAACGTATGTCACACCCTACCACACCATTAGCGTCAGTCTGTTTATAAACGTTACAAAGGTTAGTGGTTATTTGTTGTcgaatattttttcagaatttaacgtatttttatatttttcataaatttttagcttttttgtgttttaagcTGCTTGTTTCGaattatgcaataaattttttaagctaATCCtacttttttgatttttttaataacacaacattgtttcaaatgaaaaatgtacGCTTATGATGCATATACTCAAGTGTTGGGATTTCCAAAGCATATTTTGCTATAGGGTATGCCACACCCCACCACATCAGACACGTAAGTTTAAGGCACCATACCAACGCAGGATTAAAAGCAATATTGGAACAAAATCCACGTTAATCAACAAGAGATGTAGCAGGAAGGTTGAATATATCACAATCAACTGTTTGCCGGAGAAATTAAGGAAAGTCAGCAAGGggtaaaaaaaaggaagatttGTGACTCGTCCCAATAGCTTTACGTACACAGTCGTGTAGCTTTGCCCAAAACAGACACACAACCGAGCACAGTACTTTATCCATGCACTATTTGTTAGTCTATTTAAGTTATTAATGTATTGGTCagtctatttaaattattagtaccatgctaaaaatttaattttaaagcttCTTTTTAGTTGAACGCAACCTAAGGAAACTTTGGGTGTTGGAAAGAGTGGGTGAAAATGCAATAGCAAgcaaatatatgtgtgtgtgtgtgtgtgtgtgtgtgtgtgtgtgtaaaaataaataaaaaatatataaggcGCTATATGTACGTATTGAAAAAGGAGTAAAAATGCAATGGTAAACAAGTTAATATCCTTGAGAtggaatgtaatataaaaagaaatgagtaATATGTTAATGTTAGTTTCATATGTACTGCACGTTGCACGGTCGCActatatttgtacatttaaaCATTACGCAGTTgacgtataatatttatataagacgtatgtaataaaaaaagatttacaagtgtttgttatataaaatctatttcaTGTTGCTGCACTATAAAGTGCACTAAAactttttatcttgtttttgcaaaacttcaaatatatatttattttattttaagtaaaacaaGCGTACACTAGTTCACCTATAAAGAACAGATTACTgacttaattaattaactatgAAAATGTAGACCTACGGCATCCAAAACAAATCAACATCTATTTATAACTGTAATACCAGCAAATCTGCATTCCGTCTAGGAGGTATATTTCCCTCTAAAAATAGTTGGTAGAAGAGGATTGAGGTTATTGCAATTCTGTAACTCAATGAGAATAAGTGTCGTTATAAAATCGGTATCATTATATTGTCATTGcgtatttttatcttctaaCGTAACGACACAAGCACTGTTTTTCCGATGAGAACAGGTACAGGAATTCCATGTTCTATTTGCATGTTTTACGTGAATAGAATACGTAAATAGGACTTTATCAACATGACATCCACATGAATCTTGTGTGAACACTCGTAGgtagattttaatacatttcatcTACGTAGAATTACTAATGAAATAGAACTGAGATTAAAATAGAAGATAGCAATGTGAATTTCATGGAAATAAATTCAAACCAACTTTTATCCTATACAATCCACGtaggattattaattaaatttgaaggaaataaaaatagtagATAGCAACATAGAATTTACGtgagtaaatataaattaatttttatcctaAGTATCCATGTTGAAATTTAGAAGCAATATTGAAGTTCTATAAACTTTGGACATCTCGTCCAGATAAGTCTTTTACTTATTCACACTTTATTAAAACATCATTCTTCACCTCCATTATTTACAAGTATTCAGAACAATTGaaaatgtacattataaaatatgtggAAACATGGTGTGTTAGAGTTTTATTTACCAATaacgtaacttttttttaatggtacagtttaaaggttaataataaaaaggcaaaagaataataataaacacactttttaataaaagaataatattgttGTGTCTACGCGACACTGGTACACACACTCGTAAAAATGTGAAGGTCTCTTAAGAAATCACGGGCGCAacaattcattttatattaaaaaaatatatatatttttgtagtacatacaattattaataattaacaatataatagtAAATCATGTAGCTAacaagtaataaaaagtaacaagAAAAGTTggtaacaattaataaatgataCGACATATTAAGtgaatttttcattatctgatcTTTACTTTTGACAAACGTTTTGCATTCTTTTAATAAACCAAGAAAAGTAGTTTTTACGCAAGAAGGTCATAATTTCATCGTGGCTCGATAATAAGATGCACACCACTTTTCGCATCGAGAACGAAAGATCCTTCAATGAAATGAAGCGGAACTGAAGTCCGGGAATgaagtttaaatttgtatttcgaCAGAAGACTCACGAGTGCAACCTTCGTTTGCATATAGCCAAATCGTAAACCTGAAAatgaatgataataaaaatattaaaacatgatatttgacaaaacatttaaataaatgatttatataaatgattgacaaaaatttttttaattacaatttaaaacatattttaaaattattatttacgtgATCAGAAATTTCTGATAGCATTACAAATGCCGCAAAAAACACGACAATTTaccaatattataaacaaattacgtTTTGAAGATTACGCTCTGACAGGTTTTGTTATGTAAGatttatgaattaattcatattcTCACCAATGCAGTTTCGTGGGCCTTCCCCGAATGGCATATAGGCGTAAGGatgccttttttttatttcgtcgGCGTTGAAGCGCTCAGGATCAAATTTCTCCGGGTTTGGGTATATCGACGGATCTCGATGCAGCCCAAGCAGCGGTATAGTTATTAATGTCCCCTTCGGTATGCGAATGTTCGGTAGCTCTATTTCTTCAGTGCAAACTCGATTCAAGATAGGAATAGGTGGATATTTCCTCAAAGTTTCTGTAACGTAAAAAAGAGGATGGAGATCATCACTTCCATACcacaatcaatttatttaaacatatgcataaacaataaaataataagacatcCGTATCCTctgtgtttttaaatattacaaacacaatatgtatataatacttGCCACTTATCACTTTTTGAAGATATGTCATGTCGTTTACAGCATCATAGGTCAATTCACCATGCTTTGCTAAAACTTCATCAATTTCGTTACGAGTTTTATCTTGTATATCTTGGTACTGAGATAATTCGTATAATGCAAATGTTACTGTCGACGAGGAAGTTTCGAAGCCAGCTCCGAAGAACGCAAAACTTTGCGCAGTAGCTTCTGTCATGGTAAGTTTGTTTATGGCTGCTGCAGATAAATAAGCTTTGTTACTTTCATggacaaaaaagtttttaaaagattttattaattgatttataacTCAGATATacgaattaaaatatgtatactttTGCTATATTGTAATAAGTtgttactataaatttttacataagaataaGCATAAGCATGTATACTAACATGATTCGTTAATAATCGTTTTGTTATCTTCGGGATCAACAAAACCTCTTTCCATAAGTTGAATAAGCAAATTCATGAAGTCATGTCTGACGATGTGATTAGCTTTCctattttctacattttctcgaaacatattcatataaaagttgGTAACAGATCGTGGCAATAAGGGAATAGAAAAGAAGTCCATAATTTGCGGTACACAAAAAGTCATAGCTATCTTAATagaacttaaattaaaaattttttttccttgaacTCGATACTCATTATTTGGTTCCTCAATACAGTTAGATTTGACACCGAACGCCGTTGACATAATTACGTCTGTCATGAATCTATTGACAAAattgacaaataattattaacatattttagcgaattttattaaatttgctaaATATGGAGGTTAAAACATTTTGGAAATACACAAGAATTAACCCAATAAAcagacaatattttaaaaattttaattttttattaaatgtgtttttttataaaactttatttaaaaatcatttaaaaactattgacaacaaaaaaattaaaaaaattcagaaattataacaggaagattaaatttaaaagagggTTATTTAAAAGATCTGTGAGGATATTCTTTTTGCGTcatactataatataataaaaaaataaaaaaattatgatttaaaactttaaattatattaattatgaattaaatatcttttatgagtagtatgataaaaataaaataattaagttgtatgaacttttaataattatagtaaattatgaaatatctaaaagagaaataatttaaaaatatattaattaatatgttgTTCATTTTAATCGTGAATTAGTAAGACAGGTTTGTACAATATTGAATATGATATTAATCAAGACCAATTATACGAATAAAAATTGGCTATTGATTTATAGTTATATTTCAAACAAGTTTTTGATCACTTTTGGTATGTATCTAATACCAAATATTgtaccttttttattttaaatattatacttttaacattttgtcTTTAAATTAAAACCTTATTAAAACACAGCTCTTACTTTTATTTGTTCAAAGATTGCATGACTTTGACAAGGGAGGTTTTTTTATACGTAGATCCTCTGTATAAATTGATAAGTTTCGTACAAATAGGGTACGCCGggtatttattctatttacgtttcaaatattttgttataaatcgTCCGTTTTTACCATCAAATTAAGGGAATTTTTACCCTTTGTccgaaaaaattcaataaaatgaccaattctttaaaaattatttaccttccaattatatcttttatttcgaCGGACTCTCTTACTTGAGCTTTACTCTCCAGATGCTTTACGAGTTCTTCGCTGCACTCCTTCAGGATAAAAAACATCTGCTTTATTTTTCTTGAAGTAAATGTTGGTGTCAACTTGAAGCGCATATTTCGCCATCTTTTTCCAGGCATAAGAAATAAATTGCCGGTTAATGGATCAACCTTTTCGTTACAATACGCTCCACGATCATGAAAAGACTTAAATTCTTTTATCAACAGCGTTCGAATAAGATCAAGATCGGCGACTACCAAATTTGGTTTAAAAAGTGAATACGTTCCAAAAACCGGATGAtccttatattttaaatatatatcatggAAAAATACACCtgttgacaaaattttattttaatacaatttgtgATTTTCAGTAAGCAAGAAACATTAAAGCaacttttagaaataatataaatatttaaaattgttttaaaataatgctgtataaacattaaacaaaaattatttaatacattactTTTCTCAAAGcattcttgaaatgttttagaAACGTTATATCCAAGTCATGATTGAAATTTGTTTGCATTGatattgtataatgttaaatttgacatatttgtaaatgttaattaatttaattacacgcatttatttattactaaattagttaaatatttatttttatattttatttttaagtatcaGTTCCGtaattccaattttatttaagtaaataatttaataaaaaacatggaaacttttataatttgtagTCAAGAAGGTAAATACATATTCACGTCgcacatattaatatttgttaaaagtactTGCCTATTTGAGATTTCCCAATTACAAGAGGTGCTATATTTCCAATTGGAACAACGGGTTCGATATAAAAGACACCTCTCTTACGCCAGAAattaaatatcacatatttataataaatgtacacaaTGCTCAGGATAACGATAAAAATTCCAATTAATTCCGCAAGCATCTTGATCtgaaatgtacaataaataattttagtttgaaacgttaatattaagcaagagtttataaaaatattaatttttaagtttcttttttgcttttctAACTAACAACAAAACAATTTGTGATATTGAAAATTTGCAGCTTATGATATTTAATTCACTATTcgtataagatttttaaaaatttgttgtttatGGAGAAGACTGATTATCTCGGCGATGCTTTTATATCTATGTTGAAATCCAAGTTCAAACCCTGATAAATgtagataatatttttagtaacaaaTTTTCTACTTTCTTCGAAGTGGGGAATTTTAGAGATGCAAATTAGCATTAGCATTACTGAAtctgaatttcaattttaattatgtttcattTTTGAGAGCTGTGTTTGCAACCGAATTGACAGAAAAGAACGATGCGCAGTTCGATGTGTTGGAAACGCGAAAATGCATCGATGCACCGATTACGAACGGaggaaaatgcatttaaaattctaattcaatAAGAAAGTCATTGAGTTAAAGTGTACATTTTCGTCGATTGAACAGTCGCGATTGGAATACTCAATCCTTCTCACACGACGGGACGAAAAACCGAGACGGAATATTACAACAGAATTGTCTTCTATAAGTAATAAACAAGATTTCAAAAGATGCTTGAATTTGTATGATTGCTTTGCGATCTCAAAaccaaattaaaaagaaaaaactattCTGAATGAAATTTGAATGACTTAAaaggtattttataaaaataattaaaaaatttttttttatttcttctaaattttcaaaaaataaataattttttatctttttatcactgttataaagtactttttaaagcatttattcagaatattatttttatcttttatagtttcgaagATATTTGCTTCGAAAGCAAAATAtagcaattttctttaaaggtgTGTTTCACGccctaaaagtgaaaacgggaatgtataaaaaaaatatgttttcctTATTTTGATCCGTATTACAACATATGTGTTTACTTATATCTAAACAAGAGATTTCAATACCAATACAATTTGtatcaatataatattgacttAAAGTATTTGACATGACTATAAATCATCCTGTACACGATAGAATAAAAAACATTagcttttttattcatattctaataatataatatttttaatgaaagtctGCCAAATTGGGTTTTGAGACGATAAAAGAATTATGTTGGTAAAATGTGCTACGCACATGCCAATATGCGTCTCATATGGCGCTTCAACTGTTGCAAATATGCAATACGCCTACATAAAGAATATATGTGAATTTACTATGTTGGCACATTGCCGACAATTTACTACTTCAGGGTTACGTCATTGTTATGAACGTCGTCTGCTTCTTTGGAAAATTTCAAGAAGTTTGTTGCTGGATTATCTCATTGAACCATTAGATGGATTTCGGTACTAGAGAATACTATCAATAGGTCAGAAATAGTTTCACGAAACGCTGTAATTTTGATGTATTAACATTGAGCAGCTGTCGATTTAAAACTTGCGTtgaaatttcaacattttcaagTAACAAAAAAATCCGTATATAGAAAGTGTAACTGGAGTTggtatatgtatttttctgGGAGGtaattgttttgaaaaatttttataaaaattttcatccaattaaaaaattaattgaaattgtaataaaaagattcgtTAAAACAACAGaagttttgaatatttttgacatTGAAATGAGGAACACAATTTCTGactaacaataaataaagagcGAATAACTGCGTTCAGACAGAGCAGCTTTGCAATTGTTGCAAAATTCTTTAATctgattaatttatacatttggaTTCAGCAGGCACTAAGAGCAGAAGTCAATTGTAAAGAATGTTACAATAATTCCAAAGctgctttttctatttttgaacgTGTTCACAAGAAACCTTGAATGTTGGCAGATGTTATCGAGAATGCAACAGGAAAAgaatgtatgtgtgtgcgtccgtgtgcgtgcgtgtgtgtgcgtgtgcgtgcgtgtgcgtgtgcatgcacGTGtgagcgcgcgcgtgtgtgtgtgtgtgtatgtgtgtgtgtgagtgagagagagagcgagagaacgGAAAAATATTACGCGCTATATAtacgtattaaaaaaagaaggaaaaaaactGCGACACTGAACAGATTAATAACTTTGAGTTAGCATGCGATACGAGAAGTgagtaattcaataaaatagtaTGTGTACTGCGCACGTTGCACGGTCGCGCTGAATTcgtatatttaaacattatacagttgatgtaaaatatttgtacaaaacatatgtaataaaaaagatttacacGTGATCGTTATATAAGCTCTATTCTTTGTTGCTGCACAAAACTGCACTAAAACTCTTTATCATGTTTTCTCCAAActtcaaatacatatttatttcattttaagtataACAAGTGTAAACTAGCTCAGCTATGAAGAACAGACTACtgacttaattaattaaacatgaaCACGTAGATTTACGGCGTCCGACACAAAGCAACATTTGTTTGTAACTGTAACATCAGAAAATCTACCTCTCGTCTGGAAGATAGATTTCCCCCTCTTTAAAAATAGTTAGTAGAAGGGGAGCACAAGGTTAGCACAATACTGTAACTTAATAGGAATAGTTAAAATATCGATATCGTTACGTTGTTTTTGCccatttttattacaagaataCCAACAGTGTTTTAACGAgctaataaaaaagattaatgtaacgcgttactttttgcgtttctttttctcgttacgtaacgagtcaACTAACGTGTTacctttttcaataaataatgcatGACAACAagtggtttaaaaaaaattgttctttaatCCTAACATTATcattactataataaaaaattctaatgtcGCTaccaaattgttaaaaaaataaaagtaacgataaagtaAAGACTTCCCATCTCTGATATTTAATCTGGGAACAGCAGACTCCTTCGTCAGATAGTCGATCGCAAAGTTATATTTcttgtgattaaaaaattagcaattttaagaataaaaggCGCAgcactataaaattttttataatatagtgtatattataatatctttCATAATATAACAACATAATTCCATGAAGAGGTAAGTTCTCAAAATCGAGTTTGAAggcaaaagtaaataatatttattttaatagtaaaactttggttttttatgcaaaaattaattaagcgaTATATGGCATTTCTGTCAGTTGTATGtactaaatgttatttaattaacggGCTCTTAAAAAGACAAGTGCCATAtttacactgacaatgagaatgTGAGCATGTGAGAATCTAAGCATTTCAAGTTCAAGGTGCAAAAAGAAtgattttctgaaaaatgtcaTTCTTGCTCTTTCcgcatttaattcaattatttttatattattttgtacattagGTTCTTTTATAACATGTTGTTTACGAGAATTCGCGATAGAATACGTACGACTCACAAGGAACGTTTGCAAAGAGTCCGTCTCAAATTTAAACTagattttaatatgttgtaatacaaataaaaagaagGATAGggcacatatttttttatacgtaccctaatgcacttttaaggataaaacacccctttgacgAAAATCGgttcttttctttcgaagcgtgtatcgtcaaaactataaaagttagagaaaaatgttctatataaaagttaaatggtttGAAGAGTACTTCATAAGagtgataaaaaattcttttttatttttcaacacttTTCTCCACCACTTAactgttttatcaaaatttttatttctttttataagcaaaaaagagcttattttattacaaatttaatggtaTATGACCAAGTTATGatgcaacatttccattttccaaaaataaataaaaattcgataTTACTTCACAAGAAAACAGATTTGTCTTATATGTTGTTGACTACGCGAAAGAGCATTGAAGACAATTCAACACAGCACAATAAATgatgaaataaaagttttataataataataatagtaataataaaataatagtgactTCTTTTATACTGCTAAAACTTGTCAagtttttttgataatatgttACAGTATGtatgaaaaacaaattatgagtaaaaaagttattatttattcataacatgtttttaattgcaaatgatAGAAATCATTCATGTCAACAATGTACGTAGACAAAAAAATGAATCAGCAAGTTCCCGCATAGTTGCAAGTTATTGGCAACTTGTCATAAATATTCTCATAGTtatcagcaaagcaacagaaaaaaatatcctCTTATCATTACGTTCTCATCAGCATTATACTTA
This genomic window from Solenopsis invicta isolate M01_SB chromosome 13, UNIL_Sinv_3.0, whole genome shotgun sequence contains:
- the LOC105203238 gene encoding probable cytochrome P450 6a14 isoform X2, with translation MLAELIGIFIVILSIVYIYYKYVIFNFWRKRGVFYIEPVVPIGNIAPLVIGKSQIGVFFHDIYLKYKDHPVFGTYSLFKPNLVVADLDLIRTLLIKEFKSFHDRGAYCNEKVDPLTGNLFLMPGKRWRNMRFKLTPTFTSRKIKQMFFILKECSEELVKHLESKAQVRESVEIKDIIGRFMTDVIMSTAFGVKSNCIEEPNNEYRVQGKKIFNLSSIKIAMTFCVPQIMDFFSIPLLPRSVTNFYMNMFRENVENRKANHIVRHDFMNLLIQLMERGFVDPEDNKTIINESSINKLTMTEATAQSFAFFGAGFETSSSTVTFALYELSQYQDIQDKTRNEIDEVLAKHGELTYDAVNDMTYLQKVISETLRKYPPIPILNRVCTEEIELPNIRIPKGTLITIPLLGLHRDPSIYPNPEKFDPERFNADEIKKRHPYAYMPFGEGPRNCIGLRFGYMQTKVALVSLLSKYKFKLHSRTSVPLHFIEGSFVLDAKSGVHLIIEPR
- the LOC105203238 gene encoding probable cytochrome P450 6a14 isoform X1 — its product is MLAELIGIFIVILSIVYIYYKYVIFNFWRKRGVFYIEPVVPIGNIAPLVIGKSQIGVFFHDIYLKYKDHPVFGTYSLFKPNLVVADLDLIRTLLIKEFKSFHDRGAYCNEKVDPLTGNLFLMPGKRWRNMRFKLTPTFTSRKIKQMFFILKECSEELVKHLESKAQVRESVEIKDIIGRFMTDVIMSTAFGVKSNCIEEPNNEYRVQGKKIFNLSSIKIAMTFCVPQIMDFFSIPLLPRSVTNFYMNMFRENVENRKANHIVRHDFMNLLIQLMERGFVDPEDNKTIINESSAINKLTMTEATAQSFAFFGAGFETSSSTVTFALYELSQYQDIQDKTRNEIDEVLAKHGELTYDAVNDMTYLQKVISETLRKYPPIPILNRVCTEEIELPNIRIPKGTLITIPLLGLHRDPSIYPNPEKFDPERFNADEIKKRHPYAYMPFGEGPRNCIGLRFGYMQTKVALVSLLSKYKFKLHSRTSVPLHFIEGSFVLDAKSGVHLIIEPR